The sequence below is a genomic window from Rudanella lutea DSM 19387.
ACAAGGCGTAATTGACCAGGTCGAATACCAGCAGAAATCCACCCTGCACGATCACCGATTTCCCGAAGCCCGTCAGCTGATCGCGCTTGTCGGCATTATGGCGTCCCCGTTCGATCAGGTAGGCCCCGCCGGCCATGTAGGCAACATCGAGCCCCGCGTTGAACAGCAACGTTTGCTTCATGCTTTGGTGCCGCCGAACGGCCTCCGAAAGCGTTTCAGTTGTCGGGTCTGCCTTGCGCGATCCCAGCAAACCTAGTCCGGCAATGCCCAGATTGACGAGGTTCCAGTACACGTTCATCCGGTGGAAATAGTGAGCTTCAGTACGCTCGCGTCCGGCGGCCAACGCCCCTAAGGCGATGTTGGCGAGCGCGTATGAGCCCAGGGTGAGCTCCAGCGTACGTTGGTGCGCCACCCGGCCCCGGCTAAACTCCTGTAGCTGAGGAGACGGAGCGGGCGCTGGGTTCGTTTGGGCCGATGCCGAGAAACCGGCCATCACCGACCCGGCCAGAAAAGCCATACGTTGTAGTCTATTCATGCTTTCTGTAACCCGCCGGGCCGCCCGGTTGTTAGGCAAGTGCCCGTCAGCTCCGCCTGAAATCGCGCTTGCCGCCCGCTTTGGCCATCAGTTTGGTCTCCGCAATGACAATATCATGCGAGAGCGCCTTGCACATATCATAAATGGTCAGAGCCGCCACCGAGGCTCCAACAAGGGCTTCCATCTCAACGCCCGTTTTGCCTTCGGTCGTAACGGTACAGTCGACTACCGCATCGTTGCCCTGTAGTTCGATGGTCAGTCGGCAGCCGTCGAGGCCGAGCGAATGACAAAGCGGAATCAGTTCATCGGTTCGTTTGGTGGCCATAGTACCGGCAATGATAGCCGTCTGGAAAACCGGGCCTTTCTTGGTCTGAATATCGGCATGGGCAAACTGCGCGACTACGGCGTCGGGCAGTCGGACAAGGCTGCGGGCGTGGGCCATGCGGTGCGTGACGGCCTTCGCGCCAACGTCGACCATGGCCGGGTTGCCTTGTGGGTCGAGGTGTGTAAATTCGTTCATGGGGTAAAAGTAGGCAGAAGGGGGCAACCGGGAAAACTCCTAGATAGCCGACCATCCAATTTTCGGGGCGGGCCGGTCGGGATTTGCGTTTTTCCTCTTTCCTTTGTTTTTGTCTCCAACCAAGAACCAATTCGTATGCTTTCTGTGCACGACGCCGTCCGTATTACGCAAACTCATTTGCTCGCCTTACCCGACCAGATGGTCACGCTTGAAGAAGCCGTTGGCCGCGTGCTGCGCCAACCCCTGACTGCCGACCGCGACGTGCCGCCGTTCAACCGGGTGACTATGGACGGGATCGCGTTTCGGTACGAAGCCTTTGCCGGTGGGGCGCGTCAGTTTCGGGTGTTGGGGTCGCAGTTTGCCGGGCAGCCCGCCAGCACACTTACCGACCCGACAGGCTGCCTGGAAGTAATGACCGGAGCTGTGCTGCCCCTCGGCACCGATACGGTAGTGCGCTACGAGGATGTGCAGATTGAGGAGGGGATCGCGACCGTTCAGGTAGCGGAGGTGCAGGCCGGGCAAAACATCCACCCCCAGGGCAACGACCGACCCGCGGGGGATGTTTTGCTTCGGGAGGGGACATTGTTTCGGTCGGTCGATGTGGCCGTAGCGGCCTCGGTCGGGGCGTCGAAGGTGTCGGTGGCCACCCTGCCCCGGGTGGCCATTATTGCCACGGGCGACGAACTCGTGGGCGTCGACGAAACCCCCGCGCCACATCAGATTCGGCATTCCAACATTTACATGATTCGGGCGGCTTTGCGGGCGTTGGGGGTCCGGGCGATGCTCCATCACCTGCCCGACGACCGTGAGGTACTCAAAATTGGGCTTCAGAACCTGCTGGAGCATAACGATGTGTTCATTTTAAGCGGAGGGGTGTCGGCGGGGAAGGCCGATTTTGTACCGGCTACCCTGACCGAGCTGGGGGTACAATGCCATTTTCATAAAGTGGAGCAGCGCCCCGGTAAGCCACTCTGGTTCGGAACCACCGAGGGTAATAAGCAAGTGGTATTTGGTTTGCCCGGCAACCCGGTTTCGACGGTGATGTGCACCTATAAATACGTGTTGCCGTACCTGCGGGCGGCTATGGGGCAAACCGCGCCCCGCCCTATGTACGCCCAACTGGCCGAACTGTTTGTGTTTCGGCCCGCCCTCACGTACTTCCTGCCCGTACGACTCCAATACGCGCCCGATGGCCGATTGCTGGCTCACCCGCTACCGGGTTCGGGTTCGGGTGATTTTACCAACCTGACCGGTGCCGACGCGTTTCTGGAACTCCCGGCCGACCAAACGACCTTTGCCGAGGGCGAAGCCCTGCCCGTGGTGAGTGCCTGGTAAGCTGTTGTAATCCTGTAAACCCGCCGTGTTCATGGCCGACCCACCCAAACGAACCATTCTTTCGACGGTAAAGCAGTACGGTAACCGGCTGTCGCAGTTTATTCGTGGGCGGGTGCGATCGAGCTATGATGCCGACGATGTGTTGCAGGACGTTTGGTATCAGTTGAGTAAGGTAGTCGATCTGGACACCATCGAGAGTATGAGCGGCTGGCTGTATCAGGTGGCGCGCAACCGCATTACCGATCTGTACCGCCGACGGCCTGAAGAAAGCTTTTCCGATCTGGCTTCGGATGACGAAGAGGGTGGGCTGTTGGGCTTTCGCGAGATTCTGCTGGCCGACCCACAGACGCCCGAAGATGCGTACTTCAAAGACCTGTTCTGGAATGAACTGATGGCTGCCTTAGACGAACTTCCTGATAATCAACGGACGGTGTTTGTTCAGAACGAGCTGGAAGACCGTACTTTACAGGCTATTGCCGATCAGACCGGCGAGAGTCTGAAAACGATCATCTCGCGCAAACGCTATGCCGTGCAGCACCTGCGCAAGCGGCTCCAAAATCTGTATAACGAACTTGGTTCGCTCTGACATCATGAAACGCTTTCCCCGACGACGGTTTCTTTTTCCTCTCATGCTCGTGCCGATCCTGCTGGCGGTAACCGGTCTGGTGTACTGGCTCTGGAATACGGTGCTCGTGGCAGTGGCCCCCCTGCGGCCGGTCACGTATTGGCAGGCCATGGGTCTACTGGTCCTGTCGCGAATCCTGTTCGGCGGAATGCGGTTTGGTCGCCCCGGCAACCGGCCGGGGTGGGGTGGGCCACCGTGGCGCGAAAAATGGCGGTCGATGAGCGAGGAAGAACGCGAAACGTTTAAAGCCGAATGGCGCAAACGTCATCACTCCTGAAGGGCAAAGTCCCGTTGTGCGCCAGTTTGCGCGGTTTTTGCCGTTTTTGAAAAAAAAGTCTCAAACCGGTAAAGTATTTTCCCGGTGAGTCCGTCATCCTCTTCAGAACGTTTGTAAATCCGCGTTCTGACAAGACGATGAACCTAATTTTGAAATCCATTTTGGCCGGTCTGCTTTTGGGCGCGGCTTTGTTTATGCTGCCGTTCTTTTTGTTGCGGCTGGCTATTTTCTTTCTGCTGATGGGCGCCTTTTTTCGGCTGGTGCGTGGCCCGCGCCGAGGGCCCTGGGCGTTTGGTAAATCCGGTCGAGGGTTCGGGCAACGGGGTTTCGCCTTTGCCGACCGCATTCGGCAGATGAGCGACGAAGAATATAATGCGTTCAAACAACAACGCTGCGGGCATTGGGGGCGTCAGGCTCCGTACACCCAATCAGCCGAAACCACCAACCTCTAATCTCGATCGCCATGCAACGCCGTATCAATCCAATCGTTGTTTTTCTGACGGCTGCCCTCACGCTGGGTAGTTTGCTTGCTCTGGTGGGACATAACCATCTCGACGGTCGAGGCCACTGGAGCTTCGGGTCGGGGGCCGAGTGCCGCCATTGGGGGCAAGCCCCGGACGCTCAACCGAAGCCTTAAAAGCTGGTTAAGCGGGCATAAGTGAATGAACAATGTAAAATGCATAATTGAATTACCTACTCACAACCAGTCGTTTAATTGTACATTTTACGTTGTTCATTATACATTTAATTCAGTCTGAGTACTTAGTTTCGGGCTAATCGCCTGATTAAACGAAAGCCGACAGCTCCGCAATGGGGTTGTCGGCTTTCTGTATTACAGGGCATTGAGTTGGCAGAAGCGGGGTTGTATCGGTCGTTACAAGGCCCGGTAGGTACGCACGTAGGTTGAGGGTGTTTTGCCCGTCACTTCTTTAAACTGTCGGTTGAAGTTAGAAAGTGTTCGGTAACCGCTTTCGTAACTGATTTGGGTTACGCTCATTGAGCCGTCCATCAGCAGCTTACAGGCATGGCCTACCCGTACCTCGGCCACAAAATTGGAAAACGTTTTGTTGGCCCGGATTTTAAAATACCGGCAAAAAGCAGAGGGGGTCATACCCGCCAGATCGGCAACGGTGTCGAGGCAAATATGGTCGTGGAAATGGCTCATTACATAGTCGTGTACCACCTGAATGCGGTCGGTTTCGGAGGGTTTTACGGTGTTGGTGTACCCCAGGCTGGTAATAAACTGGTAGTCCGACGTCCGCGAGAGCTCGTGGAGCAGGTTCAGCAAAGCCAACACCCGCTCGAAACCCGGTTCGGTTTGTTGCACCCGGCGAAGCAGCTCAATGGCGCGGTCGCGGGTGGGCGAAAGCCACTCCAGCCCCCGGCGGGCGTTTTCGAGCAGTTGCCGAAGTAATCCCATTTCGCGCTGGGCGAAGAAGGTATCACCCAGAAAATTTTCGGTGAAATACACTACAATGCCGTGCGTCTGGAGGCCACTGTCGCGCTCAAAATAGGGTTTATCGCTGCGCCACAGGTGAGGTAGGTTGGGACCAAGCATGACGAAGTCGCCCTCGGCAAAAGGCCGGATTGAGTCGCCGATAAATCGGGTGCCCGTGCCCTTTTCGACCAGAAAGAGCTGATAATGCGGATGAAAGTGCCAGTTAGGGTCGAAGTGTGGTTCGGTGAGCTCGTGAACCGCAAACGATTCGGCGACCGGCTCAAGGTCTTTGCGGAGGGCTTGTTTCATAACGACTTCCAGATTTTAGGCTTAAATTTTAGTCTATTGAGTAAAGTGAAGGTAAAATACAGTCGGTATTGGGTAATAAAAGCAGGGCAACCCGCCGATTTACTATGTAGATTTGTGGTAATTTAGAAAGGTACTCTATGAATAAATTGGGGATGAACCTCTTCGTCTGGACCATGTCGATGGACGAAGATATGGCGGAAACGCTCCGGTATCTGAAAGAAACCGGCTTTGAGTTTGTCGAAATGCCCGTGGGCGGTACCGATGACCGGGCGGCAGACCTGGCCAAGTGGACACAGCTGGGTCAGCAGGCCGCTGCTCTCGGACTGGATGTTCAGACGTGTTCGTTGCTGCCACCCGAACTGACGCTCCTCAGCCCCGACGAGACGGTGCGGCAGGCTGGTGTTGAGTACCTGAAACACGTGGTTGATTGTTCGGCAGCAGCTGGTTCCACTATTCTGATGGGGCCGCTTTTTGCGGGCTTCAAAACGTTTGCCGGTCGGCCTGCCACCGCCGATGAGTGGCAGTGGTCAGTAGAAAGTATGCGGCAGGTTGCCGATTATGCCCAAACGAAAGGGGTGGTACTGGCCATCGAATCGCTCAACCGGTTCGAGACGTACCTGCTCACCTGCGCCGATGATGTGGTGCGCTATGTCAAGGCCGTTGACCATCCGTACTGCCGGGCTGCGTTTGATACGTTTCATGCCAACATTGAGGAGAAAAACGTGGCCGATGCCATCCGAACACTGGCCCCGTACCTTGTGCACGTACAAATCTCTGAAAATGACCGGTCGACGCCGGGGCAGGGCCAAATCCGGTTCGAGCAGGTGTTTAACACTCTCGCCGAAGTAGGGTACTCAGGCCCCATCGCCATTGAAGCCTTTGGGCCTAATCCGCCCGAACTGGCTGCCGCTACGCACATATTCCGCCCGATGTTTGCCTCAGCAGAGCAACTGGCAGCCGAGGGGTTTGTGTACCTCCGGCAAATGCTCGAAGAGGCTCAGCCAATTACCGAAATTCCCGATAGTCAGGTTATAGAAGCGTAGTGTACGTATTGAGTCAGAATTTAATGGACAATGTACAGTGTAGGATGAATAATGAACTCAAGCTGGTATCAGTAGAGCCAATCATTATACATTATTCATTACGGTTCATTATACATTATTCATTCATGTATAAGTAATTGAGCGTATTGGGCTCAATTACTGAAAGCCCTTTTGTTTTTCTTTTCCTTTTACCCAATGAAATTCAACATCGCTATTGTAGGTCTCGGGTTCGGGGCCGAATTTATCCCTATCTACCAGCGGCATCCGCTCGCCAACATGTACGCCATTTGCCAGCGTAACGTCGAGAATCTAAACAAGATTGGCGACGAGTTTGGCGTTGAAAAGCGGTATTCGAGCTACGACGAGCTGTTGGCCGACCCGGACGTGGATGCCGTACACATCAATTCGCCCATTCCAAATCATGCTGAGCAAAGCCTCAAAGCCCTCCGGGCGGGTAAGCACGTAGCCTGTACAGTGCCTATGGCGACCACCGTGGAGGAGTGCGCCGAGATTGTCCGGACGGTTCGCGAAACGGGCAAGAAGTACATGATGATGGAGACCGTTGTGTATGCCCGCGAATTTCTGTTCGTCAAAGAACTGTACGAAAAAGGCGAGCTGGGTAAAGTTCAGTTTCTGAAAGCTTCGCACCAGCAGGATATGGACGGCTGGCCCGATTACTGGCCTGGTTTGCCTCCCATGCACTACGCTACGCACTGCGTGGGTCCGGTGGCGGGGCTGCTTAAACTGGAAGCCGAGTACGTATCGTGCTTTGGCTCAGGAACCATCCGTGAAGAACTGGCTAAGATCCATAACTCACCGTTTGCGGTCGAGTCGGCGCATATCAAGTTCCGCAACAGCGATCTGTCGGCTTACGTGTACCGGTCGTTGTTCGACGTGGCCCGTCAGTACCGGGAGAGTTTCGAGGTGTACGGCGACAAGAAGTCGTTTGAATGGCAGCTGATTGAAGATGAGCAGCCGGTGATTCACACGGCGAAAAAACCGGAGCCTGAAATCCCCGAAAAAGTAACAGTTCCTGATTACGCCCACCTGTTGCCCGAACCCATTCAGCGGTTCACGACCAAGGGCGTGTACGATGCCGACGACAGCCAGCACCTGTCGTTTACGCAGGGGGGCGGCCATGGCGGCTCGCACCCACACATGGTGCATGAGTTTCTGACGGCCCTGAGCGAAGACCGCGATCCGTTCCCCAACGCAGCCCAGTCGGCCAACTGGACGAGCGTCGGGATTCTGGCGCACGAGTCGGCGCTGAAAGGCGGAGAGTTGATTCGACTGCCGGAGTTTTAATAAAACATCAGTATGAACAAAGTTTGGCTACTGGGAGCAACTCTGCTCTTTTCTCACTGTACGCGTACCCCCTCAGCCACCTTGCGCGATACGGGAACGCAGCAGAACACCGTCGTTGGGGCGCCAGCCGATACCAAACCGCGCCGGACGGAAATCTTGTTTTTGGGCGACAACGGGCACCATCGGCCTGTTGAACGGGTGCCGCAACTGATGGCTGCCCTCGGCAACCGGGGGATAAACATTACGTACACCGACCGGCTGGAAGACCTCAACCCGGAAAATCTGGCCAAGTACGACGGGATGCTCATTTTTGCTAACTGGGATAGCATCCCGAAACCACAGGAGCGGGCCTTGCTCGACTTCGTGTCTTCGGGCAAAGGCCTGATTCCGGTGCATTGTGCATCGTTCTGCTTCCGAAACTCGCCCGAGTACGTCGATAAAGTGGTGGGTGGGCAATTCTGGCGGCACCGGATGGATACCATTCAGACCCGGTTTACCCAGCCCAACGATGCCCTGGTAATGGGTCTGCAGTCGTTCAAAGCATTTGACGAGACGTATCTGCATAGCCACCTGCAGCCCGACAACAATGTGTTGGCTGTACGTGAGGTAAAAGCGGATCAGTTCAAAGACCTCGCCGACGCCGGCCGGCCCAACCAGAAAGAAGAACCGTACACCTGGACCCGTACGTACGGCAAAGGGCGGGTATTCTACACGGCCTATGGGCACGACGAGCGTACCTGGAGTCAGCCCGGATTCATGCAACTGCTGGAGCGGGGGATTCTGTGGTCGGTGGGCGATCGGGTGAAGAAGTTGCACGACGATCTGAAACCCCAGGCCTTCGCCTACGACGAGGCTAAACTGCCGAACTACGAAAAACGTCCTGGTCCTCAGATGAAGCAGCGAGCCCTCTCACCCGAGGAGTCGCTGAAGCATATTCAGGTACCGGTCGACTTTACGCTCGATCTGTTTGCCCACGAACCCAATGTGATGCACCCCATTGCCATGACCTGGGACGACCGTGGTCGGCTGTACGTGCTTATCACGAAAGACTACCCCAACGAGCGTAAGCCTGAGGGGGGCTCTGACTACATCGTGATCTGTGAAGACACTAACAACGATGGTAAGGCTGATAAGTTTACTAACTACGCCGAAGGGTTGAGCATTCCGACCGGGATGGTCTGGGCCAACGGCGGTCTGGTGGTGTCGCAGGCTCCGCACATGCTGTTCCTGCGTGATACCAACGGCGACGATAAAGTCGATGAGAAGAAGATTCTGTTCACGGGCTTTGGTACGTTCGATACGCACGCTGGCCCCAGCAACCTCCATTATGGGTTCGACAACTGGATCTGGGGGAGTGTAGGCTACTCAGGCTTCAAGGGTAAGGTGGGTAGTGCTGATTCGCTGCAGTTCGGACAGGGCTTTTTCCGGTTTCGTCCCGATGGCTCGGCGCTCGAATACATGACCAACACCTCCAACAATACCTGGGGGCTGGGCTTCAACGAAACCGGCGACGTATTTGGTAGCACGGCCAACAACGCACACGGCTGGTACATGGCCATTCCGAATGCAGCCTACAAGTCGCGCCCCAACGTCATGAACGGCAGCCGGAGCACCGATACGCACAAGGACATGAAGCCTATTACCGACCGCGTTCGGCAGGTCGACGTCTTTGGGGGCTTCACGGCCGCGGCCGGGCACAACCTGTACACCGCGCGGGCGTTCCCCAAAGCGTACTGGAACAAGGTTGCGTTTGTGTCGGAACCAACGGGCCACATTGTTCACCAGAACGTGCTCGAAAAGAACGGTACGGACTACGAAGACCGCGAAGGCACGCAGGGTATCGGCTTTAACCTGATGGCCGGTGCCGACGAATGGTTCTCGCCAGTATTTGCTCAGGTGGGTCCCGATGGTGCCGTTTGGGTAGCCGATTGGTACAGCTTTATCATTCAGCACAACCCGACACCGCAGGGCTTTGAAAACGGTAAAGGAAACGCCTACGAAACCGACCTGCGTGATTTTACGCACGGCCGTATCTACCGCGTAGGTTATAAGAAAGCCCCGACGTACGTAGCGCCCCGACTAGACAAAAATGACCCGGCTACGTTGTTGGCTGCTCTCAAAAACGACAATCAGTTCTGGCGGATGAAAGCCCAACGGCTGCTGGTTGAGCGCGGGCAGCGCGATGTAGTGCCCCAGTTGCTGGCCATCGCCAACGACCCGAGCGTAGACGAAATCGGAATCAATGCCCCGGCTGTACACGCCCTCTGGACGCTGCACGGACTTGGTGCAATCAAACCGTCTGATCTGACTACGGCTCTGAAACACCCGTGTGCAGGTGTTCGGAAAACAGCCGTTCAGGTGATGCCCCGCACAGAAGAGGGCGTAACCATGCTGCTGGCTCAGAAAGCCCTTTACGATGCCGAACCGCTCGTGGTACTCAACAGCCTGCTGGCGTTGGGAGAGGCTCCGGCTTCACCAACTATCGATGAGGCTGTGCTGGCCCGGCTCCGGCAAACCGATGCCAACAACGACCGGTGGTTGCCCGATGCCTTTGCCGTTGCCCTCAACCGGGATAAAGGCCGACTGATGCGTCAGTGGCTGGGTTCAATTAAAACCGCACAGGCGGCTCCGGCCGGAAACGGCTCAGGGGCCATGCACCACGATCACAGCACCATGCATCAGGGTGGCCCGAACGCGGGCAGCCAGGCCGGAAGCCCCACGGCGCGGACCGAGGTGAAAACGACCAATGGTCCTGATCTGGTGGTGACGCGCGTGGCTACCGAACCGCTTCAGCCGTTTGTGCGCGAAGGGGCCCGCACCACGATCTACGTAACTAATCAGGGCAGCGTGGCTGTGCCGAAAGGAACGCCTGTACCCCTTACGATTCGGTTTGAAAGCAAAGGTGGTGGGCCAGCTGCTCAGAAAGTAGATTACGTTAGCCGTACGCACGTCGACGGGATTCAGCCGGGCGAAACGGTAGCCATTCGCCGGACCAACAACGGTCCGTGGGTGGGCGACCTCTGGCTCACGGCCGAACAGGCAGGTGACTATACTTTTGCGGTGAGCATTGACAAGGAAAATACACTGGGTGACAGCGACCGGAAAAATAACGAATTCCGCACGACACTTACGTTCCGGGCTCCGGCGCGTATGCGGACCGTAGCGCTCGAACGTACCGCCCGTGCGTATGCCTCAACGGCTGCTCCCGATTCGGTAGTAGCGATGCTGACCCAGGCCGCTTCGCTCGAAGCCGATGATGCCAATGCTCTAGTGAAAGGCTTAGCCGATGGGTACGATTACCGGGCGAAAGTGAAGCCATCGGCTGCAGCTCAGGGTTTGTTGGCCGGTCTGGACAACCGCCTGCCCGCCGACGCCCGCCCGCGCCTGAACCGGCTGCTCGAAGCCTGGGGTATGCGTGATGCCAACGCCGACCTCGACCCCAATGCGCAGGTTGTACGGATCAAAACGATTCGGGAAGAGATGCGTTTCGACAAGAAAACGTTCGAAGTAACGGCGGGTAAACCCGTTGTGATTATTCTGGAAAACCCGGATGCCATGCAGCACAACCTGGTGGTGGTGAAGCCAAAGTCAATGGAGCGGATCGGGAAACTGGCCGACGCCATGATTACGGCCAAAGACGGTGCCGAGAAGAATTACGTACCCGAGTCGTCGGATATATTGGCGGCTACCACGCTGGTGAACCCCAACCAAACCGTGCGGGTCACCTTCAAAGCGCCCGACCAACCCGGTGACTATCCGTTTGTCTGTACGTTCCCCGGCCACTGGCGAATCATGAACGGGGTCATGAAAGTGAAGAAGTAGAAAGAAAAAAGGATCGGGCAACCGGTCCTTTTTTTATGCCCGTTCGTAGCAAACCAGTTGCGGTACCGGGTGCGTCAACATAGCCGGGAAGGGAATGTGAATACAGAATTCGCTTCCCTGCCCAACCTGGCTCCGAAGCTGAATACGCCAGCCGTGAGCCTCAATAATCTTACGAACGTAGCTAAGCCCCAGCCCAAAGCCCTTAACGCTGGGGGAGTCGGCCAGATTGACCCGGAAAAAAGGCTGAAAAATCTGCTCCTGCAAATCAGCCGGAATCCCAATACCCCGATCCGAAATCGAAACCCGAATACCGTCTTCGTTACAGGTGGTGGTGAGGCAAATGTCCAGATTCTCCTCACTGTATTTAACCGCATTGTCGATCAGGTTGAACAGGACATTGGTCAGGTGCAACCGATCGGCCAGGCACTCCGTACGGGAGGCCAGCAGATTCAGGCGCAGGTACGAGCCATGCCGTCGGGCTACCGACCGGACCAGCTCATGAATGTCGAGTCGTTCCACGCACATATACAGGGCGTGGTGATCGGCCCGGGCTAAGCTGAGCATCACCTCTACCTGTTGCTGTAGTCGGTCGGTCTCTTCACGAATAATCTGCACGTACTTGTTGGTGCGCTGCGGATTATTGTGGGTAATAGGCGAGTCGAGCACATCGGCAGCCATTCGAATAGCCGCGATAGGTGTCTGGAACTCGTGAACAAGTGTGTGTAGAGTTTGTGTCGTTAGCGTGTTCATGACCGGTGGCAGGCTTTTTGAAGAGACCGTTCACGGATGATTAAAGTGTTGTTTTAAGGTTTTTCAGACTAAGGAAGGTGAATTGAGGGGGTGGTGTAGATGTATGGCTAGTTGATCAAATGGAAATTGAAGTAAATAAAAACCCGCCTGGTTTGCAAGCGGGTTAGAGGTATTTAATAACCAGTTAATTATTCGGCGGCCACAGGAGCTGCCTCAGCAGTAGCTTCAGGTTGGGTTGTTGCCTTGGCGGATGTGGTTTGGCGAGTGGTTTTGGCACGGGTAGTCGGGGCCTTAGCCGTCCGGGTTGGTGCCGGTTTGGTTTTGGCAGCTGCGGGGTCAGCTTTAGGTAGGGGTAGGGCAAGGGGCTGAGGTTCTTTGGCGCGTTTGTTCTGAGCTCGTTGCGCATTTTTAGCCGCCTTAGCCTCGTTCTTTTGGTTCTTCTTGGCGTCCTTTTTCGCTTTCTTTTCGGCTTTTTTTACCGATTTTTCGGACTTCTTCTGATCCTTCTCGGCGTTTTTAGTCAGTTTATCCGCCAGTTTTATCAGCTTCTTTGCCAACTTCGCGGCTGCCTTATCAACGGCCTTCTGCACCTTTTTAGATTGGGTGCCAACTTCATTGATTTTCAGTTCGATGGCGCTTTTGATGTCGCTCGCCAGCGATTTCTTGTCTGCTTTCATGAGGGTTTTATTAAGTTCTATAACTGCATTATGTCTAACTGGTAAATACAAGCAGATTTGTGCGGTAAAGCAAGAAAAGTCTGTTAAGCTTTTGTTGTTTTTTGCAGGAAGTCCCAGCAAACAATACCGGCTGTAACCGCAATATTGAGTGAGTGCTTCGTGCCAAACTGCGGGATTTCGACCACCAGGTCGGCCTGTTGGACAACGGTATCGGCAACACCGGTTACCTCGTTACCAAACACAAAGGCATATCGTTTGTTCGGGGTGGGGGTAAAATCCGACAGTGAGGTACTTCCCTCGGCTTGTTCAATAGCCACAACGGCCCAGCCTTCGGCCCGGAGCCGGCTGCACAGCGCCAATACGTCAGGTTCATAAATCCACTCAACCGACTCGGTGGCACCCAGGGCCGTTTTGGTGATGTCGCGGTGGGGTGGCTGTCCCGTGATACCACAGAGGTACAGTTTTTCGGCCCGGAAGGCATCGGCCGTTCGGAAGACCGAGCCCACGTTGTTGAGGCTGCGAATGTCGTCCAGAATAAGGCAGTACGGAAATTTAGGGACGGTTTTAAATTGATCAACCGAGAGCCGATTAAGCTCGTCGAGAGCGAGTTTACGCATACGTTGGGTACGGGTGATGGCACGTTTGGAGGGGGCAAAGAAACGAACAGCCGGGGAATGTGCAATCTGAATGGGTGATTTTGGACAAACAAAAACCCGTCGGTCGCGACTTGCCCCAAAGCTGGGCAGGTCGCGACCGACGGGGTATAACTCGGGGTTGCTCTCTAAAACAACCTCTGGCTTTCTGGCTTATTGCGTGCGGATAATGCCGCCGATTTCGCCGGTTGGCGTGGTCGTTGTCCGTATATTGATCCGGTACAGGCCCCGGCTGAGACTGTCGGCCCGGCTGGCTGATACAGATACCGTTCCGCTCAGGGGTGATGTAATGGCTACAGCCGTACCGCTACCGGGGGTTGTGCTGGTGCCGCTGCCTGGTGTGGTACTCGTGCCGCTACCCGGTGTTGTGCTGGTGCCACTGCCGGGCGTGGTACT
It includes:
- a CDS encoding RNA methyltransferase, whose protein sequence is MRKLALDELNRLSVDQFKTVPKFPYCLILDDIRSLNNVGSVFRTADAFRAEKLYLCGITGQPPHRDITKTALGATESVEWIYEPDVLALCSRLRAEGWAVVAIEQAEGSTSLSDFTPTPNKRYAFVFGNEVTGVADTVVQQADLVVEIPQFGTKHSLNIAVTAGIVCWDFLQKTTKA
- a CDS encoding PVC-type heme-binding CxxCH protein, with protein sequence MNKVWLLGATLLFSHCTRTPSATLRDTGTQQNTVVGAPADTKPRRTEILFLGDNGHHRPVERVPQLMAALGNRGINITYTDRLEDLNPENLAKYDGMLIFANWDSIPKPQERALLDFVSSGKGLIPVHCASFCFRNSPEYVDKVVGGQFWRHRMDTIQTRFTQPNDALVMGLQSFKAFDETYLHSHLQPDNNVLAVREVKADQFKDLADAGRPNQKEEPYTWTRTYGKGRVFYTAYGHDERTWSQPGFMQLLERGILWSVGDRVKKLHDDLKPQAFAYDEAKLPNYEKRPGPQMKQRALSPEESLKHIQVPVDFTLDLFAHEPNVMHPIAMTWDDRGRLYVLITKDYPNERKPEGGSDYIVICEDTNNDGKADKFTNYAEGLSIPTGMVWANGGLVVSQAPHMLFLRDTNGDDKVDEKKILFTGFGTFDTHAGPSNLHYGFDNWIWGSVGYSGFKGKVGSADSLQFGQGFFRFRPDGSALEYMTNTSNNTWGLGFNETGDVFGSTANNAHGWYMAIPNAAYKSRPNVMNGSRSTDTHKDMKPITDRVRQVDVFGGFTAAAGHNLYTARAFPKAYWNKVAFVSEPTGHIVHQNVLEKNGTDYEDREGTQGIGFNLMAGADEWFSPVFAQVGPDGAVWVADWYSFIIQHNPTPQGFENGKGNAYETDLRDFTHGRIYRVGYKKAPTYVAPRLDKNDPATLLAALKNDNQFWRMKAQRLLVERGQRDVVPQLLAIANDPSVDEIGINAPAVHALWTLHGLGAIKPSDLTTALKHPCAGVRKTAVQVMPRTEEGVTMLLAQKALYDAEPLVVLNSLLALGEAPASPTIDEAVLARLRQTDANNDRWLPDAFAVALNRDKGRLMRQWLGSIKTAQAAPAGNGSGAMHHDHSTMHQGGPNAGSQAGSPTARTEVKTTNGPDLVVTRVATEPLQPFVREGARTTIYVTNQGSVAVPKGTPVPLTIRFESKGGGPAAQKVDYVSRTHVDGIQPGETVAIRRTNNGPWVGDLWLTAEQAGDYTFAVSIDKENTLGDSDRKNNEFRTTLTFRAPARMRTVALERTARAYASTAAPDSVVAMLTQAASLEADDANALVKGLADGYDYRAKVKPSAAAQGLLAGLDNRLPADARPRLNRLLEAWGMRDANADLDPNAQVVRIKTIREEMRFDKKTFEVTAGKPVVIILENPDAMQHNLVVVKPKSMERIGKLADAMITAKDGAEKNYVPESSDILAATTLVNPNQTVRVTFKAPDQPGDYPFVCTFPGHWRIMNGVMKVKK
- a CDS encoding sensor histidine kinase, producing the protein MNTLTTQTLHTLVHEFQTPIAAIRMAADVLDSPITHNNPQRTNKYVQIIREETDRLQQQVEVMLSLARADHHALYMCVERLDIHELVRSVARRHGSYLRLNLLASRTECLADRLHLTNVLFNLIDNAVKYSEENLDICLTTTCNEDGIRVSISDRGIGIPADLQEQIFQPFFRVNLADSPSVKGFGLGLSYVRKIIEAHGWRIQLRSQVGQGSEFCIHIPFPAMLTHPVPQLVCYERA